The Halobacteria archaeon AArc-dxtr1 region CGAGCCACGCGTCTTTCGGGCACTCGTGGACGAACAGCACCCAGTCGCCGGTTGTCGGACTCGCGTGGTCGCACTCCGGACAGAACAGCCAGTTCTTCGCAGGCCGTGTGCCCATTTCCGACTCCTGGTCGGGGTTCGCGGACATACACGCGGCTTTCGAGCCCAGGCATAAGTGTCATACCCATATACAATATTACGCCCTAATATTTGTTCATAGGAATGTGGTCGGCCTAAGTCAGTAGAATCCGGTGTCGAAGCTGACCAGCGCATCGGCGGCGCGCCTCGAGGTGGTACCTGATGACGGCGCTGAAACTGGGGCCTGCCGTGGACCTGACTTCTGCAAAACACGGGTCCGTGTATACTGGTGGGTTGTGTGTCGAATGTCGTCTCTCCGGTGGTGGGCGAGGTCCTGTCGGTACGCTAGCAGCGGCTCGACTGCGTGAAGCGCTCTCCGGTGGCGAGCTGGGCGCCGCGTTCCGCTGGGAGCGGACGGTGGCGGAGACGACGGCGGCGTTAGAAGCCATCGCGGAGCGGCGGTGACGCCTGTGAGCCGGTGGAGTGGTAGCTAGTGAGGGGCCGACGACACGTACGAGCGGCAAGACCGACCGACGAGTTGCATCCATCTGGCCGGCTAGTCTCGCCCGAGCCATGCACCCGTCCGGCCCCCAAGGGTTATCACGACCTCTGTAAATACCCACACAGAGGTCCGCTCGCACGCGCGACCCCGACGCCCATGGACCGCTACGACGAACTGTTCGACGAGACCGCCCCCGAGGGCGGGATCTTCCGCGAGAAGGGGGCACTCGACCCGCTGGCCGCGCCGACGGAGGTCATCGCCCGCGAGGCCCAAGAGCGCGAGCTGGCGACGGTTCTGAATGGCGTCGAGGAAGGGTATCTCCCGCCGACGGTCTCGGTCTACGGCCCGCCCGGCACCGGAAAGACGCTCACAACCCGGCGACTCTGCGAGGCGTTTGCCGCCCGCCACGACGCGGTGGCCGTCGAGTACGTCAATCTCAAAGAGTGTCGGAGCATCTTCAGTGCCGCCAACGAGATCTGTCTCGAGGTCAGCGGAGCGAAGGTGGGCTCCTATGCCGGGTTGGATGGCGCCTTCGAGGCGATCTGGGAGGCCCTCGAGAGCTATCCCGAGTGGACGATCCTCATCCTGGATGAGATCGACCAGATCCGCCAGGATACGAACTACGAGCCAAGCGAGTTTCTCTATCGGCTACTGCGCGGCGAGGGGAAGCTCAAACGCGAGATTGCGCTGTCGGCGTGGCTGGTGAGCAACGAGCTGTTGGAGGTCAAGCTCCGGGTGGATAGCCGCGTCGAAAGTGCGATGAGCGATGAGGACGTCTTCTTCTCGCCGTACGGCGTCGACGAGCTTACGGCAATCTGCGAACCGCGCGTCGAGCGGGCGTTTCACGAGGGGGTCGTCCCCGCGGCCGTCTTCGAGACGGGCGTCCGCGAGGCCGCCCGCCGGTGGGGCGATGCCCGCAAGGCGTTGCAGCTGTTCCGTCAGGCCGGCGAGACTGCCCGCGAGCGCGGCCTCGAGCAGGTGACGCAGGCGTGTCTTGAGGAGAACGTCGAGGCGACCGAACGCGAGGCGACGATCGAGAAACTGCTCGCGTTGCCGGAGAATCACTTTTTCGTGTTGACGGCGATCACCGGCCAAAATCGCGACGGCGAGATCAAACAGCCCGTGACGACAGCCGAGGTCCGCGAGCTGCTGCAAGCCGACGTCTATCCGACCGAGCTAAGCGGGCGGGCGATCCGGACGGTCGTCTCCGATCTCGAAACGATGGGGCTGCTCGAGACGTGGATCGAGTCCCGAGGCCGCGACGGCCGGGTCAAACAGCTGCAGACGACGTGCGACCCCCAGTGGGTGCGGGCGGCGATCGAGCTACACGCCGAGCGCACAGCCGCCGACGAGGACGCAGATATATAATTCCCTCGGCCCCAGACCGACCCATGTATATACCTTGTGTAACCGGAAATTTATGTGGCCAGAGTACGAACGGAGGGATAGCAGGGCGAGATGGACCGGGACCCGTGGTGTACCGGGTTGGCGGCCACTCCCTGTATACGTATGTCGCTATCGACTACCGCATCCGACCGAACCGATCGCGAGGAGGTGCTTGCCCTCCTCGGCGAGACCATCCAGACAACCCACAGCCGGATCCAGCAGTTCGAGGTGGATGCTGATGCGGACGAAGAGCTGGTGATCAAGTGGATCCGCGCACAGGGTTATCTCGCCGGCCAGTATCGGAAACTGCTCAAAGACGAAGATCTCGACGAGATGGCCGACGAGCTCGAGATGCTCAAAGTCGCCGAGAAAACCAAGAAGGCGTGACCGATGAGTAAACGCTCCACCAAACGCGAGATCGACAAGCTCACCGCCGAGCGCCTCGAAGCGCTCGAGCCACTGGAACGGGTCCAGATCGCCTTACGCGCACACACCCGTGGTCGCCCGGGGTGGCTCGATCGGTTAGCCGAGAGCCGACCGGCCGAGCAATCCGAGCAGGTGTTTCGTTACGGAGTGGCCGCATTGGAGCTGTGCCACTATGTCGCATACGACCTACAGACGCTGGCGCTGGAGTATGAACGCGAGCACAGGCAGTGGGCGGTCATCCTAAGTCAGATCGACGACCCGTCCGACGAGGTGATCGCATTAGCGGTCGAGGCACGGACCGCTGCGACGCAGAGCTTTGCGGTGTTGGCTGCCCAGGCGCGGGCCGCCGACCGCTTTGCCGAGGAGGTACTCGGGACCGATCTCGAGACGTGGTTCGTCCTCCACCCCCACCAGGAACGACTCGTCGAGACCGTTGGGCAGACGCTCGACAACGAAGGCGAGCGGGCAATAGCCGACCGTAAGCTGGCCGAAGGAACACTGTTCGCGGCTGAAGCGGATTCGGGGGGTGAAGATGAGGCGGCTGTCGACGGCGACGCCGAGGCGCTTACGCTGGAGGAACTCGCCGACAGCGAGTACGAGCGACTCGTCGCGATGTGGGACCAGCTCACGGACGTCGAAGACGCGGAGAGCGCTTCAACGGCTAGATGGGAGCGTTAGATGAGAGACCGACTGTGACGAGTGAGACCGATCACTGCTCTCGTGGGTCTTCGACGAACTCGTAGAGACCCCCTTTGTTTAGTCTGCGAATCCATCCTGCTGCGGTGAGATTCCGAAGGGCGTACTCTACTTGGCCTTTTTCGAGATTGGTCTCCTCGCGAAAGAACTGAGGATTTGCACGCCCCCATGGCTCATCGTTCTCTCTACCTTGCTTAATTAACTCGAGAACGATCCTCTCACGATCGTTTGGTTCGTAGTTCCGGTTTACCATTGGGCTTAATCTCTGTTGGCAAGGCATAATTCTCATCATTGGACAGGCAATTCACTAGGCAGTTTGCTTAGCAAAACATTAAGTGAATGAGGGGCAATAGCTCACCTGGGAAGTGCGTGTGTCACAGAATTCTGTGGCCCGGTGTTCCAGCACCGGACCGTACTTCTCGAGGTGTGAGAAGCAATGTCTGCTACGAAGTCAACCGGTAAAAAGGATAGTGGAGAGGAACCGTGCGACTACGACTGGTGTGACGGCCCGAGGAGCAGTTCACTCCCCTGTTTCGACTGCTTCGAATGGTTTCGAAGCGGCGAAGAGGAGGATGCGAGATGAGCGACGCTGGTTGCATACACGCAGAACGGGCACCCTCTCAGTTGTGCTCGACGCCAGAGCAGTTGTTGTTCGGACTCGTCGTCGGCTTGCCGACGAACCGCGTCGTCTGTACCGGCTGTAACGACGAACTGGGAGAGGGGGAACCCGTGACCGTTTACGGCTATCGCCCAGCCGAGTGTACGCGGTGGGATCTTCGCCGGTGT contains the following coding sequences:
- a CDS encoding AAA family ATPase — encoded protein: MDRYDELFDETAPEGGIFREKGALDPLAAPTEVIAREAQERELATVLNGVEEGYLPPTVSVYGPPGTGKTLTTRRLCEAFAARHDAVAVEYVNLKECRSIFSAANEICLEVSGAKVGSYAGLDGAFEAIWEALESYPEWTILILDEIDQIRQDTNYEPSEFLYRLLRGEGKLKREIALSAWLVSNELLEVKLRVDSRVESAMSDEDVFFSPYGVDELTAICEPRVERAFHEGVVPAAVFETGVREAARRWGDARKALQLFRQAGETARERGLEQVTQACLEENVEATEREATIEKLLALPENHFFVLTAITGQNRDGEIKQPVTTAEVRELLQADVYPTELSGRAIRTVVSDLETMGLLETWIESRGRDGRVKQLQTTCDPQWVRAAIELHAERTAADEDADI
- a CDS encoding MarR family transcriptional regulator encodes the protein MVNRNYEPNDRERIVLELIKQGRENDEPWGRANPQFFREETNLEKGQVEYALRNLTAAGWIRRLNKGGLYEFVEDPREQ